One Fulvia fulva chromosome 8, complete sequence DNA window includes the following coding sequences:
- a CDS encoding Vitamin H transporter 1 has product MADLDHAQTSHRASTQDDHFKEAETNSQDAEHCNGNDDDTRPDAIRMRQIYRKLDMRIIPPFWLLYFLCSAVRSNVGLAQTMNTSSGHDLGTYLDITPHQVSTGLALFYVTYVVLEVPSNLAMSKLSPSVWLARIVISVGIIGTAMVGMRNAAGYYVLRLLLGAVEAGMWPGMSLFLTLFYPPHRMAKRVGWYFTASQVSAAVVGLVSAGFQKMDGDGGLIAFQWMFLLWGLVTLLVGFSLIWWLPDRPLIPGESPKRSWTNKFLPTPNPALTGDDAILHYKDLKSAYHNSDWNLRDLWNVLIDWRFWPLLIMYFGVVGVGNGVQSYGTVILKAVNPSFSGVELSLLYAPIWICDLIGILCITPISDHFHRHRALWFSIPTALQIAGLLISPYAGDSTSAKWGRYVGLLIVGFGLGPTVPITMTWTAEIFQPRHGEIGVAAACALVSGLGNLGSVVTNYALFSGWPEDAERSPVYVGSNWVMIAILLASIAASGAMTLLLTVTGRKSRAA; this is encoded by the coding sequence ATGGCAGATCTGGACCATGCCCAGACGAGCCATCGCGCCTCAACCCAAGATGACCACTTCAAAGAAGCCGAAACCAACTCACAAGATGCCGAACATTGCAACGGCAACGACGACGATACCAGGCCAGACGCAATACGGATGCGGCAGATCTATCGAAAGCTGGATATGAGGATCATACCTCCCTTCTGGCTTCTCTACTTTCTCTGCTCCGCCGTCCGCTCCAATGTCGGCCTGGCTCAGACGATGAATACGTCTTCCGGCCATGATCTAGGGACGTACCTCGACATCACTCCTCATCAGGTCTCGACAGGTCTGGCGTTGTTCTACGTGACTTACGTCGTGCTCGAAGTTCCTAGTAATCTGGCGATGAGCAAACTCTCACCTTCCGTGTGGTTAGCCCGGATTGTGATCAGCGTGGGAATCATCGGCACTGCCATGGTCGGGATGCGCAATGCCGCTGGCTACTATGTCCTCCGCCTGCTCCTAGGCGCGGTGGAAGCAGGAATGTGGCCGGGCATGAGTCTCTTCTTAACACTATTCTACCCACCACACCGCATGGCAAAACGAGTCGGGTGGTACTTCACCGCATCCCAGGTCTCAGCGGCGGTGGTAGGGCTCGTCAGCGCCGGTTTCCAGAAAATGGACGGTGACGGAGGCCTTATCGCATTCCAGTGGATGTTCCTACTGTGGGGGCTAGTTACCTTACTCGTAGGCTTCAGCCTCATCTGGTGGCTACCAGACCGACCACTCATACCCGGCGAGTCGCCAAAGCGCAGCTGGACAAACAAATTCCTACCCACCCCCAACCCCGCCCTAACCGGAGACGACGCAATCCTCCATTACAAAGACCTAAAATCAGCCTACCACAACTCCGACTGGAACTTGCGTGATCTCTGGAACGTCCTCATCGACTGGCGCTTCTGGCCCTTGCTCATCATGTACTTCGGCGTCGTGGGAGTCGGAAACGGCGTCCAAAGCTACGGTACCGTAATCCTCAAAGCCGTTAACCCTTCCTTCAGCGGCGTCGAGCTGAGCCTCCTTTACGCCCCCATTTGGATCTGCGACTTGATCGGAATCCTCTGCATCACGCCCATCAGCGACCACTTCCACAGACATCGCGCACTATGGTTCAGCATCCCCACAGCCCTCCAAATCGCCGGGCTCCTCATCTCTCCCTACGCAGGCGACTCGACCTCAGCCAAATGGGGACGGTACGTAGGCCTCTTGATCGTGGGCTTTGGGTTAGGACCTACCGTCCCCATCACTATGACCTGGACAGCAGAGATTTTTCAGCCAAGGCATGGAGAGATCGGCGTGGCGGCGGCGTGCGCGTTGGTGTCGGGACTGGGGAATTTGGGGAGTGTGGTGACGAATTACGCCCTGTTCTCAGGCTGGCCGGAGGATGCGGAGAGGAGTCCTGTGTATGTTGGGAGCAATTGGGTGATGATTGCGATTTTGCTTGCGAGTATTGCGGCGAGTGGAGCTATGACGCTGTTGTTGACGGTGACGGGGCGGAAAAGTCGAGCGGCGTAG
- a CDS encoding Putative aryl-alcohol dehydrogenase AAD14 has translation MTATKVQNGDKPAHAVNTSSPWLQPPPQPATGLGEYRLLAPKAAVWVSPLQLGGMAFGDTWTHIAGKTTKEDVFKLLDAYVEAGGNFLDTANVYQNEQSETWIGEWLQLRGTRNRMVISTKYSAPYTKDRDEPGARISYLGNGKRSLHLSVRDSLQRLKCDWIDILYVHWWDYSTSIEEVVDSVHALVQSGKVLYLGVSNTPAWIVSAANTYARDHGKTQFSVYQGQWNLMARDMEREILPMCRQFGMAVVPYDAMAGGRVRSKKQLDNGDHQATGKEMSEHERKVSEALCEVAKEHNIESPTAIALAWLLHKQPYVFPLIGTRNIHHMLDNAQALQVKLTADQMQYIESFAAFEPGYPAGAFGPDPHIDGSAAIMTKSAAHTKWVKFAGAIGNA, from the exons ATGACGGCCACCAAGGTTCAGAATGGCGATAAACCGGCGCATGCTGTGAATACCTCCTCTCCATGGCTGCAACCACCGCCTCAACCAGCGACAGGCTTGGGAGAATATCGCTTACTCGCACCAAAAGCTGCAGTATGGGTCAGTCCTTTACAGCTTGGAGGCATGGCATTTGGCGATACGTGGACGCATATTGCTGGCAAGACGACGAAGGAGGACGTTTTCAAGCTGCTCGACGCGTATGTGGAGGCAGGAGGAAACTTTTTGGATAC AGCAAACGTCTATCAGAATGAACAATCCGAAACGTGGATCGGAGAATGGCTTCAACTTCGCGGCACCCGGAACCGCATGGTGATATCGACCAAGTATTCCGCTCCATACACCAAGGACCGAGATGAGCCTGGTGCTCGCATCAGCTATCTGGGCAATGGCAAACGATCACTGCATCTTTCCGTCCGCGACAGTCTCCAAAGATTGAAGTGCGACTGGATTGACATACTCTACGTACACTGGTGGGACTACTCTACATCGATTGAAGAGGTCGTTGACAGTGTGCATGCCCTCGTTCAGTCTGGTAAGGTTCTGTATCTGGGCGTGAGCAACACTCCAGCGTGGATTGTGAGTGCGGCAAATACGTACGCCAGAGATCATGGCAAGACGCAGTTCTCGGTCTACCAGGGACAATGGAACCTCATGG CTCGTGACATGGAAAGAGAGATTCTGCCCATGTGCCGACAGTTTGGCATGGCTGTAGTACCATACGATGCCATGGCAGGTGGCAGAGTCCGAAGCAAGAAGCAATTGGACAATGGGGACCACCAAGCGACAGGCAAAGAGATGTCTGAGCACGAGAGGAAGGTCTCTGAGGCACTTTGCGAGGTGGCAAAGGAGCACAACATCGAGTCTCCGACTGCGATAGCTCTCGCATG GCTCTTGCACAAGCAACCTTATGTTTTCCCCCTTATTGGCACACGGAACATACATCACATGCTCGACAATGCTCAAGCACTACAAGTCAAATTGACTGCAGACCAGATGCAGTACATCGAGAGCTTCGCCGCTTTCGAGCCTGGGTATCCTGCTGGCGCATTTGGTCCCGATCCTCACATTGACGGCAGTGCTGCGATCATGACAAAGAGTGCGGCCCATACCAAGTGGGTGAAGTTCGCTGGAGCAATCGGTAATGCATAG
- a CDS encoding FAD-dependent monooxygenase CTB5: MLPTINFQQWILSLPRATSFAGNQGLYGSWEAVASSSSCCEALSKSLGRDAVVFPQDNAYSRSLNSFFSVRTQEIHPSCIVRPTSAVEVSTAVKTLTLGATIWEGDKCQFAIRGAGHTPFGAANIENGIVVDLVHMPSEGLSDDLETITVSPSMTWDQVYETLEVHNRSTLGTKVAGPGVGGAATSCGVSYFSPRYGFICDIVENFEVVLATGEIVNANANEHPRLWKALRGGISNFGIVTALKLKTFEQGPFWGGQTFHTVDQRGHLFQGLKDLAHAHPYDPYSQYIASLVFLNISQSWMAASNLHYTKSDPPVENPEVFKAFTSLSQTPPAPGAPPNTLRVAPVSSYAAEYAQVLAYPKRWMYATISFAPDAEFMEEFFQMADKAMQPFKQLDRFQLAMNHQPMPTLQSERYGAVDSLGPIQTQGNVVFIHWALSVDRNEGKHYPDIQAAVQKLFKNTNKKAKEWGVYRSYIQPTYAEAWQNPFDMRSKGTLKDLRETSKIYDPNQVFQKQVPGGFKLPRA, from the exons ATGTTGCCAACAATCAACTTTCAGCAATGGATTTTGAGTCTGCCACGTGCAACATCGTTTGCGGGTAACCAAGGACTATACGGCTCATGGGAGGCTGTTGCCAGCTCCTCATCCTGC TGTGAGGCGCTCTCCAAGAGCCTTGGCCGCGATGCTGTCGTGTTCCCGCAAGACAATGCGTACTCGCGTTCGCTCAACTCATTCTTCAGTGTGAGAACTCAAGAGATACACCCCAGCTGTATTGTGCGTCCGACTTCGGCAGTGGAGGTATCAACAGCCGTGAAAACACTCACACTGGGAGCCACAATATGGGAAGGCGACAAATGTCAGTTTGCCATTCGAGGAGCCGGTCACACTCCATTCGGCGCGGCCAACATCGAAAATGGAATCGTAGTCGATCTTGTCCACATGCCATCAGAAGGCTTGTCGGATGATCTCGAGACAATCACGGTCTCGCCCAGCATGACATGGGACCAGGTCTACGAGACACTCGAAGTTCACAATCGCAGCACACTGGGCACCAAAGTTGCAGGTCCCGGTGTTGGCGGTGCAGCGACTTCATGTGGTGTATCTTACTTTTCTCCGAGGTATGGATTCATTTGCGATATCGTTGAGAATTTCGAGGTCGTACTTGCGACTGGCGAGATTGTCAACGCGAATGCCAACGAGCACCCTCGACTCTGGAAAGCACTGCGTGGCGGTATCAGCAACTTTGGTATTGTCACCGCACTTAAGCTGAAGACTTTCGAGCAAGGGCCTTTCTGGGGTGGTCAAACCTTTCACACCGTCGACCAGCGAGGTCATCTTTTTCAAGGACTGAAAGACTTGGCGCATGCCCATCCATACGATCCATATTCACAGTACATCGCCTCGCTGGTGTTCCTGAACATTTCCCAATCTTGGATGGCAGCCAGCAACCTCCACTATACCAAGAGCGACCCGCCAGTCGAGAACCCAGAGGTCTTCAAGGCATTTACAAGTCTATCGCAGACGCCGCCAGCCCCTGGGGCCCCGCCGAATACCCTACGCGTTGCCCCAGTCTCGAGCTATGCGGCGGAGTATGCACAAGTTCTTGCCTACCCCAAGCGTTGGATGTACGCCACCATCAGCTTTGCACCTGATGCGGAATTCATGGAGGAGTTCTTCCAGATGGCAGACAAGGCCATGCAACCATTCAAGCAACTTGACAGATTCCAGCTTGCCATGAATCATCAGCCCATGCCCACACTGCAGTCCGAGCGGTACGGTGCTGTCGACTCGCTTGGCCCCATTCAGACCCAGGGCAATGTCGTCTTCATCCATTGGGCGCTGTCTGTAGATCGCAACGAGGGCAAGCATTACCCCGACATTCAAGCTGCCGTACAAAAGCTGTTCAAGAATACAAACAAGAAGGCGAAGGAGTGGGGTGTCTACCGAAGCTATATCCAACCAACGTATGCCGAAGCTTGGCAGAACCCGTTCGATATGCGAAGCAAAGGCACGCTGAAAGACCTTCGCGAGACAAGCAAGATCTAtgatccaaatcaggtctTCCAGAAGCAGGTTCCTGGCGGCTTTAAGCTGCCACGGGCTTGA
- a CDS encoding C6 finger domain transcription factor adaR has translation MGDTSAAGPRPLRGLACQECHRRKIKCNRTFPCERCTRMKLKCVPNSRRPRAKNGAADKELRQRIAKLEALVGALPESDISKKADLEAATQSPSGTLEAPSTTPAKATGLIASDFWASLSLEVKALADVFDDEDRASDQEQDDQSPSRTLSVSSPSKSVTSGFDPILCLAATSTEHLSDLQTLDSTMVVHLFNNYLQYVEPLYKIFHVPTLRALVVEGKSYLGRSANASCNMALRASILFAGINSMKDHECLSIYGKSLDQLVSHFKRLVDTALFKADPLTTTDMATVQALTLYAVTIRIIDPSRRAWSIIGTLIRIARAMEIYRDSPGDSAFLTQIRRRLWSNIVSLDAYCSFDRGSIPALPTESFSQPMPANCNDEDFDEDSLTVTDREGQITGMTLALVARTGYEASFRMALPGFSWEQRLEIARDTHATITEKYSQYCDPTIPAHEAVLRVAIVMNHSMILHAVRPINVRDAGSPPKFDSPWVMELALNLLRPAAELWVNHEGGYRTAPWVPWHSMAVILAGLCSIRDTPMTNEAWNVISVSMDRYCHDVADGRQGMLWKALEKLHKKATAFQNASLPVGTGLQAQVLPQLEIPQTAAWDANLIPILNADVSGLTDVAMMEFDPNLGGNMCESVPVADDWLDWEALMRDLDDMKAGQML, from the exons ATGGGAGACACATCAGCTGCCGGTCCTCGGCCTCTGCGTGGCCTTGCCTGTCAAGAGTGCCACAGGAGAAAGATCAAGTGTAACAGGACCTTTCCATGCGAACGATGCACTCGGATGAAGCTGAAATGCGTACCGAATTCTCGCAGGCCTCGCGCCAAGAATGGCGCAGCAGACAAAGAACTTCGTCAACGCATCGCAAAGTTGGAGGCTCTGGTAGGAGCACTTCCGGAGTCCGATATCTCGAAGAAAGCAGATCTTGAAGCAGCTACACAGTCTCCTTCAGGCACACTAGAGGCTCCATCGACAACACCCGCTAAAGCTACTGGTCTGATCGCCAGCGACTTTTGGGCCTCTCTTTCTTTGGAAGTGAAAGCTCTAGCCGATGTCTTTGATGACGAAGATCGCGCCAGTGATCAAGAACAAGACGACCAGAGCCCGAGTCGTACACTCTCAGTTTCTAGTCCTTCAAAATCCGTTACATCAGGCTTCGACCCGATACTATGCCTTGCTGCGACTTCGACAGAGCACTTGTCCGATCTACAGACTCTGGACAGCACGATGGTAGTTCACCTGTTCAACAACTACCTGCAGTATGTTGAGCCGCTGTACAAGATCTTCCATGTTCCAACACTTCGAGCCTTGGTCGTCGAAGGCAAATCGTATCTTGGCCGAAGTGCCAATGCGTCTTGCAACATGGCTTTAAGAGCGTCGATACTATTTGCTGGCATAAACTCAATGAAGGATCACGAGTGTCTAAGTATCTACGGGAAGTCCTTGGATCAACTTGTGTCACATTTCAAGCGCTTGGTGGACACAGCATTATTCAAAGCTGATCCACTGACCACTACTGATATGGCAACAGTGCAGGCGCTGACATTATATGCC GTGACCATCCGCATCATCGACCCAAGTCGACGCGCATGGTCGATTATTGGGACTCTGATTCGTATTGCACGTGCCATGGAGATCTACCGAGACTCGCCAGGGGATTCTGCTTTCCTCACACAAATTCGGCGACGTCTCTGGTCTAATATAGTCTCTCTTGATGCGTACTGCTCGTTTGATCGTGGTTCAATACCTGCCTTGCCGACGGAGTCCTTCTCACAGCCGATGCCGGCGAATTGCAACGACGAAGACTTCGACGAGGACTCTTTGACAGTCACAGATCGCGAGGGCCAGATCACAGGGATGACTCTGGCTTTGGTCGCGCGGACAGGCTACGAAGCATCATTTCGCATGGCACTACCAGGATTCAGTTGGGAGCAAAGGCTGGAAATCGCTCGCGACACTCACGCGACAATCACTGAGAAATATTCACAATACTGCGATCCGACAATCCCTGCGCACGAAGCAGTCTTGCGTGTAGCAATCGTGATGAATCACAGTATGATTCTGCATGCCGTCAGACCTATCAATGTCCGCGACGCTGGATCACCACCAAAGTTCGACTCTCCCTGGGTCATGGAGCTCGCTCTGAACCTTTTACGACCCGCTGCGGAGCTTTGGGTGAATCACGAAGGTGGCTATCGTACGGCTCCTTGGGTCCCTTGGCACTCTATGGCCGTCATTCTCGCAGGCCTTTGCTCGATTCGAGACACACCAATGACCAATGAAGCCTGGAACGTCATCAGCGTAAGCATGGATCGGTACTGTCACGATGTGGCAGATGGAAGGCAGGGCATGCTGTGGAAAGCACTGGAGAAGCTGCATAAGAAGGCTACCGCATTCCAGAATGCTTCTCTTCCTGTCGGCACGGGTCTACAAGCTCAGGTTCTTCCTCAGCTGGAAATACCACAAACAGCGGCATGGGATGCTAACCTGATACCGATCCTCAATGCGGATGTGTCTGGCCTGACTGATGTCGCCATGATGGAGTTTGATCCCAATCTTGGTGGCAACATGTGCGAGTCGGTGCCAGTAGCTGACGATTGGCTAGACTGGGAAGCATTGATGAGGGATCTGGACGATATGAAAGCTGGACAAATGCTGTGA
- a CDS encoding Dehydratase CTB10: MTKTNQGRLLAYNIYITRKASMDQESHHRHLTEVNTPIIKPLLEKYGAVSYSVVSIKALETLGCPQADDWTRFIMTQQSIVTWMSCLVGGTQSSNEFSADCVVIAGMPVEKRPDVLLPYDTVVSIVVPNVDCINRMRSDPDFLSKYMPDHDNFADLSRSRTSLGWVEAFSFQE; this comes from the exons ATGACCAAGACCAATCAAGGCCGCTTGTTGGCGTACAACATCTATATCACGCGAAAAGCGTCCATGGATCAGGAGAGCCACCACCGCCATCTTACTGAAGTCAACACCCCAATCATCAAGCCACTTCTGGAGAAGTATGGAGCAGTGTCATACAGCGTGGTGAGCATCAAAGCCCTAGAGACCTTGGGCTGTCCACAAGCTGACGACTGGACGAGGTTCATCATGACTCAACAGTCGATCGTGACTTGGATGTCTTGCTTGGTTGGTGGGACGCAATCCAGTAACGAGTTCTCAGCTGACTGTGTGGTGATAGCTGGAATGCCAGTCGAAAAGCGGCCTGATGTCCTTCTGCCCTACGATACTGTCGTCTCCATCGTAGTGCCTAACGTCGATTGCATCAATCGCATGAGGTCTGATCCAGACTTCCTGAGCAAATACATGCCCGACCATGACAACTTTGCGGACTTGTCGCGCAGTCG GACCTCGCTCGGTTGGGTCGAAGCTTTCTCCTTCCAGGAGTAA
- a CDS encoding Baeyer-Villiger monooxygenase, with product MSVPSNVPDYDVIVVGGGFSGCCLLKLLREQGFSVLLLEANSRLGGVWAWTHYPGARVDSELPYYGYSDPAIWSTWTWTERFSSNQELRGYFDHVDQVWDLSRDVSYNTKVTGAQWSDESATWLISTGEGQPQYRCTWFVSAIGTSSKPYVPNIRNLESFQGTMVHSSDWPETGIDIAGKRVAIIGAGSTGVQIMQESAKIASRVVQYSKTPNYALPMRQRPIHEEEIYTTKAHIPYLFQACRTTRIGLPVSNTGKKTFDVSDEERQAIWEDTWKRGGFNWSQGGFIDTVFDTKANRAAYDFWCKKTRARIIDPVKADILAPREPPYWILTKRPSLEQDYFEMCDRPNVELTNTPILEFSESGIVTEDGQVREFDVVALCTGYDAVTGGLRAMNIKGRDGLDLDEKWKDGIQTHLGMVVNGFPNMFMAYGPQAPTSLTNGPPFIEIQSEWIVQTLCRQREEKIVALEPKLEKEEAWRQTVAKLANSTLLSKTKSWYTGSNVPGKRNEFLLYIGGIPQWKEECDRALEGWDGFDNKQRKDSHQSGVKVAT from the exons ATGTCAGTGCCTTCGAACGTTCCTGACTACGATGTGATTGTGGTGGGAGGAGGCTTCTCAGGTTGCTGTCTTTTGAAACTCCTTAGAGAACAAGGATTCTCTGTCCTTCTTCTGGAAGCCAACTCACGACTCGGCGGCGTGTGGGCCTGGACTCATTACCCAGGAGCGAGAGTTGACTCAGAGCTTCCCTACTACGGATATTCTGATCCTGCTATATGGTCGACATGGACGTGGACGGAACGCTTCAGCTCGAACCAGGAACTGCGAGGCTATTTTGATCATGTTGATCAAGTATGGGACCTGTCTCGCGATGTGTCGTACAACACCAAAGTGACTGGTGCACAATGGTCGGACGAGAGCGCGACATGGCTGATCTCAACTGGAGAAGGACAGCCACAGTACCGGTGCACTTGGTTCGTATCCGCAATAGGCACAAGTTCAAAGCCATATGTACCAAACATCAGGAACCTGGAGAGTTTTCAGGGCACAATGGTGCACTCCTCAGACTGGCCTGAGACTGGAATCGACATAGCTGGCAAGCGGGTGGCCATCATTGGTGCGGGCAGCACTGGTGTACAAATCATGCAAGAAAGCGCAAAGATAGCATCCAGAGTGGTTCAGTACTCCAAGACTCCCAATTATGCTCTGCCCATGCGACAGCGCCCGATCCACGAAGAGGAAATCTACACCACAAAGGCGCATATTCCATATCTGTTCCAG GCATGCCGTACAACACGAATAGGACTGCCAGTGTCCAACACAGGCAAGAAGACTTTTGATGTTTCGGATGAGGAACGACAGGCAATATGGGAGGATACATGGAAACGTGGTGGCTTCAATTG GTCGCAAGGTGGCTTCATCGACACGGTGTTCGATACCAAAGCTAATCGCGCCGCGTATGATTTCTGGTGCAAGAAGACACGAGCAAGGATTATAGATCCGGTCAAAGCAGACATACTCGCTCCTCGTGAGCCGCCGTACTGGATACTGACGAAGAGGCCGTCTCTTGAGCAG GACTACTTCGAGATGTGCGACCGACCGAATGTGGAACTTACGAACACACCAATCCTAGAGTTCAGTGAATCTGGTATTGTGACAGAAGACGGCCAAGTGCGAGAATTCGATGTGGTAGCGCTCTGCACCGGCTACGATGCTGTCACAGGGGGTCTACGAGCCATGAACATCAAGGGTAGAGATGGACTGGACCTTGATGAAAAATGGAAAGACGGCATACAGACGCATCTTGGCATGGTCGTAAACGGATTTCCCAATAT GTTCATGGCTTATGGTCCACAAG CTCCTACATCGCTAACGAACGGCCCACCCTTCATTGAGATTCAGAGCGAATGGATCGTACAAACGCTCTGCCGACAGCGTGAGGAGAAGATAGTGGCTCTTGAGCCAAAGCTTGAGAAGGAAGAGGCTTGGAGACAGACCGTAGCCAAATTGGCCAACAGCACTCTGCTCTCCAAGACCAAGTCATGGTATACCGGATCTAACGTACCAGGAAAGCGCAACGAATTCCTGTTGTACATTGGCGGGATTCCTCAATGGAAGGAAGAGTGCGACAGGGCATTGGAAGGCTGGGACGGCTTCGACAACAAGCAGAGGAAAGACAGTCATCAATCGGGGGTAAAAGTTGCGACATGA
- a CDS encoding Cercosporin biosynthesis regulatory protein CTB8 has translation MADTSDETTHVGKQQKVRESCNACSSLKIRCGKERPRCSRCASRGIDCEYSMSRRTGQRQPSGPVDHHHPGGLFPLAQTPETRPHARSFSFDTGFAPSEPPSVFRDDFNWNVPSSPGFFDECTIMPWEDSWMIDVAGQPMDTTSNMEDVALFDNSNTGPPAGLAPPATMARTTTTSTTSSSSSSGFASQADSGYASQADSERTKLHLAHRDCAAVALQVVADMLVANIRCLTAAESATAWRQASALRDADAILESNSQALGQLTKILECPCAKEQDVMIAVYLALSKAIAWYSAIMGPSSGSQGALLSQVSTGPIYMGGYQLDEQAQCVVRAQVVLSQIRQHVQPTIEKLVGLTNQARSGSPPLSSTPSGMAIPSTPLVPSLLDLHLTTIQGSLTQIVERAESFKHG, from the coding sequence ATGGCAGACACTTCGGACGAGACTACTCACGTCGGCAAACAACAAAAGGTCCGGGAGTCTTGCAATGCTTGCAGCTCGCTGAAGATCCGATGTGGGAAGGAGCGTCCCCGATGCTCCCGATGTGCTTCCAGAGGCATCGACTGCGAGTACAGTATGTCTCGTCGCACTGGCCAGCGCCAGCCATCTGGCCCTGTCGACCATCATCACCCTGGAGGGTTATTTCCACTAGCCCAAACACCAGAAACCCGTCCCCATGCTCGCAGTTTCTCCTTCGACACCGGGTTCGCCCCTTCAGAGCCACCCAGTGTATTTCGAGATGACTTCAACTGGAATGTACCCTCTAGCCCTGGCTTCTTCGACGAATGCACGATCATGCCTTGGGAGGACAGTTGGATGATCGATGTGGCTGGACAGCCTATGGACACTACCTCGAATATGGAGGACGTCGCCCTTTTCGATAACAGCAACACTGGTCCACCTGCTGGCCTCGCACCCCCTGCCACTATGGCACGCACAACAACAACGTCGACGACCTCCAGCTCTTCCAGCTCAGGCTTCGCATCTCAAGCCGACTCTGGCTACGCCTCTCAAGCCGACTCAGAACGAACAAAGCTTCACCTGGCACATCGAGACTGTGCTGCTGTGGCGTTGCAGGTTGTCGCAGACATGCTAGTAGCAAACATCCGTTGCCTAACGGCCGCCGAATCTGCAACCGCCTGGAGACAAGCTAGCGCACTGCGTGACGCCGACGCCATTTTGGAAAGCAATTCGCAAGCCTTGGGACAATTGACTAAAATCCTAGAATGTCCTTGCGCTAAGGAGCAAGATGTCATGATCGCTGTATACCTTGCACTATCGAAGGCCATTGCATGGTACTCTGCCATCATGGGCCCGTCAAGCGGTTCACAGGGTGCACTTCTTAGCCAGGTGTCCACCGGACCGATATACATGGGAGGCTATCAGCTCGATGAACAAGCACAGTGTGTTGTACGGGCACAAGTGGTCTTGTCACAGATTCGCCAACATGTGCAGCCTACAATCGAGAAGCTTGTCGGCCTCACGAATCAAGCGCGATCCGGATCACCGCCACTTTCTAGCACTCCATCAGGCATGGCAATACCATCAACACCACTGGTTCCAAGCTTACTAGATCTTCATCTAACCACCATCCAGGGTTCCTTGACCCAGATCGTGGAGAGGGCAGAGAGCTTCAAGCATGGCTGA